The sequence below is a genomic window from Treponema primitia ZAS-1.
CAGTACAAACTGCATTCCCAGGGTCGTAATAAAACTGTGGATTTTACCCTTTGTGACGAGGATGCCGTTGATGAATCCCACAACAATGCCGGCGATTAAGGCCACGGTTATCGAGAAAAACCAGCCATGCCCGCTCAGGGTGTGCATTCCCATGGTAAGCACCGCCGACATATTCGCCATGGCGCCAATCGAGAGGTCCATGTGCCCGGCAATCATACACATGGTAAAGCCCAGGCCCAAAAGCGAGTAAAGCACGGTACTGTCAAAAATGGCCTTCATGTTAAAACCGGAGAAAAAGTTCCGCGCGAAAATACCGAGTATGAACATCAAAAGGATCAGCAGGTAGAAACGGTTGTCGTTTATGGTTTTGCCCAGGGCGGATTTTTGGTTCATTTAGTCCCTCCCCAATTTGCGGGAAGAATTGGTGTTAAGCCAAACGATGAACAGAAAAACGATTCCCTGCACCAACCATTGGTTAAACGTGGAAATCCCGATAAGGTTCATGATGTTACTGAGCATACCGATGGTAACCACACCGCCAAAGACGCCGTACATGGTACCCCGTCCTCCGGCAAGGGTCATGCCGCCCAGGAGCACACTGGTAACCGCGCGGAAGTCGTATCCGTCACCGTTGTAATACGCGCCGGTTTTGGCGATTGACGCGAGGAATATCCCCGCGATACCGCAGCAGACGGCGTTAATCACGTATACCAGGATAATTGAGCGCACCACGTTGATGCCCGAAAGCCGCGCCACCTCATAATTTGAGCCAACCACTTTGAGCTGGTTGCCGAATTTCGTATGGGTGAGAATGATGTGCCCCAGGATAAACATAAGCACCATCACGATGACCATGATGGGAACACCCGCAAATGAGGAGCGGGAGATCGAATTGAAGGTATCCACCGCGGCGAGGTTGTTTTTGGCAATCATGTCCGGGTAAATCTGTTGGCCGCTCCAAATCCAGCGCACAATGCCGCTCATCACAAAATTAAACGCCATGGTCCAGATAATAGGATTTGCGCGGAATTTCCCCACCATAAAGCCGTTGAATACCCCCAGCGCCGAGCCCGAAAGGATGCCGATAAAAACCGCCGGCCAGAAGCCTGCCCCAAGGCTCGCAACAGTAATCATACCGGCAAACGCGATGGTCATGGGCGCGGACATATCAGCGTAGTTGGCCGAGTAGGTGACGAAGCTCATCCCCACCGAAACCATTCCCAAAAGCGAAATTGCCTGTACGGTGGCGCGGATATTCCCTACGGTAAAGTATTT
It includes:
- a CDS encoding ABC transporter permease — its product is MPEAKFLQKVPEDSRNINYNPVMVFVNRIGIFAVIAVLLIIGGIVAPGKYFTVGNIRATVQAISLLGMVSVGMSFVTYSANYADMSAPMTIAFAGMITVASLGAGFWPAVFIGILSGSALGVFNGFMVGKFRANPIIWTMAFNFVMSGIVRWIWSGQQIYPDMIAKNNLAAVDTFNSISRSSFAGVPIMVIVMVLMFILGHIILTHTKFGNQLKVVGSNYEVARLSGINVVRSIILVYVINAVCCGIAGIFLASIAKTGAYYNGDGYDFRAVTSVLLGGMTLAGGRGTMYGVFGGVVTIGMLSNIMNLIGISTFNQWLVQGIVFLFIVWLNTNSSRKLGRD